ATTACTTTGTTtccatgctttttctttttaacagagGCATATTTTTCCTCCAGGTAAAATTGAACACGTGCCACATATTTAAAACCTATGGGCAGCTGGGACTCCATATGTTGGGGTGTGGTctaatttctttcctctcctccttttctgGACATAATATGATTTGACCCATGGAACATGACCTTGAACAAATGTCCATGAATTCCTAccattcatattttctattgtCATATGAAATAATACCAGTATTGTGTGATAAAAATAGAAGTTGTGGTGTTTACGTTAGAACTGGATATTCTtactttctattgatttttcaCCCCAATCTTGCTCACAGGAGACTCTGAGAACAAAACCCAAGGATTTGTGAAGTACAGACTGAGGTCACCCCAGCACCAGGTTGTTAGGCATTTGTCACACTTACCATTGTATCTTCAGGGTCCAACATTGCTCAAGAAGTTGTCTGATACTACAATTCTTTGTTATTTGATGGATGGAGGAGTGGGACCTTCCATGCCATTCTCACACAAAGGGCAGCTGAGAGGCCCACATGGTCAGCATGGTTGGTGTGGCCCAGAAGGGAGGCCACCAGCTGTGAGAAGAGGTgggctcttcaacagatggtgctgggaaaactggaaatccatatgcggCAAAGTGAAAttcaacccctatctctcaccctgctcaaaactcaactcaaaatgaatcaaggacctaggaattagactagagaccctgcaccaaagagaagaaaaagtagtcccaaatcttcatcatgctggcttaggaccagacttccttaacaagactcctaagtgCAAGAgacaaaatcaagaattaataaatgggatgaattcacactaaaaagctttctctcagcaaaggaaactatcagcaatctgaagagagagcctacagagtgggagaaaatctttaccacatgcacttcagatagagtactaatctccagaattcataaaaaaactcaaaaaacttaacaccaaaaatacaaataacccaatcagtaaatgggctaaggaactgagcagacacttcatagaagaagatatacaattgatcaacacatatatgaaaaaatgttcaacatctctagtagttagagaaatgcaaatcaaaactaccctaagatttcatctcatcccaattagaatgtctgttatcaagaacacaagcaataacaggtgttggcaaggttgtggggaaaaaggtacactcatacattgctggtaggtttgtaaatttgtgcagccactctggaaagcagtatggagattcctcagaaaactttgaatggaaccactgtttgacctGGTTATCCCACTTGTtcatttatacccaaatgacttaaaatcagcatactacatacaGTGacgcagacacatcaatgttcatagcagcctaattcacaatagctagattgtggaaccaacctagatgtccttcaatagatgaatagataaagaaactgtggtatatatacacaatggaatattactctcataaagaagaatacagttatggcatttgcaggtagatggacggagttggagaatatcatgctaagtgaaataagttaatcccaaaaagccaaaggccaaatgtttcctctgataagtggatgctgatacataatgagaTGGAgaagggataagggaagaatggaggaatattggattgtggagagggaaatgaagggtggggagggggcgggggaaggaaagatggtggaatgagacaaacatcattaccctatatacatgatatatatatatgattacatgaatggtgtgactctacatcgtgtacacccagagaaatgaaaagttgtactccatttgtgtacaatgaatcaaaatacattctgtcatgtacaactaaatagaacaaaaaataaaaaaatacaaaaaaatgaaggaGTGGACTGAAATATGGTGAGGCCAATGAGTGAGTAAGCAGTGGGAGTGTTCTGAACATGGACAGATGTGCAGGACCCAGCCCAGCCTCCACACAGAGGAACTCTGCCAGTCATCATGAGAATGCAGATGGCTGTGGAAAACTGCATAGGGAGGTTTGAATGAGGCCTGGTGTGGCAAGTGTATCTAGGTTTCTCAGGTGACCCTCAGCCTAGCCCGTGGCACTTGTTCACATGGGTTCGGTTACGAGGAGAGCCACACGGATCACCTGGGCTTTCCAGGTGCATTTCCCGTCAGAGGAAGATTCCTTTGGAGCCCAGACTTACCCATGTCAGAGGGTCAGGACCCTGGTGAGGCAGTGAGAGGAAAGTcctgcgcgtgtgtgtgtgtgtgtgtatgcatgctcACACGGGCTGGGCTGCTGGAGCATATGGAAAAGCAAGGAGAACCAAGGTGTAGTCAGAGCTGGCTCATGTCAGAAGGTATCaagtgcctttggaagtctgtGGAATCCTTcctggcagggcagccagagacaaAGAGCTGACTGAAAGATCTGAAACAAGATGCATCTGCCCTCAGGACAGGACTCAGGACTGAGTCTGAGCCTGGGCAATGCTTTGGGGCTCTAAGTAAATGTCAGAGAGGGAAGGGCTGAATGGGGGAACTCTTGCACTACTCTCATCTCCTCCCCACTGACAAGCGTTCTTCCCATTTGCCAATGCAACCACGTAAAGCTGAGCCTGTCATCCCCTAGAGCATGCAAGTAACAGGTGATTCCTACGGGCAGTTTGAAAATATGGAGAATGACGGTGAATTGTTAAAGATTGTTAAAGGTGATTAGAATTTGGTTAATAGATGGTTTCTATTGAATATTAGACAAGAGACTTTTTGATAAGAGTTAcacataaaataatgacaaaattcacaaaattgacaaaagatCTGATTGGTGATAAGTTGATTTAAGATTATAGAAACTGCAGCAATTTAGATGGTAAATGTCATTCTGCAAGGAGtaattaacttttttctttgtaaaggaaagacatttgttttggctcacatttCTGGTGCAAGGTCTCGGGCCTTATCTGTTAGTGGCTTCCTTGTGGGCAGAGACTCAAGGTGGTACAGAGTATCACGGGGAAAGAGACAGGGAATActtgtgtgtgtctctctctcttttcttataaagccaccagaaTCCAATAAGAGGGCTCTACCCTAATGACCTTATCTGATCCCAATCACCTACCAAAGGgcccacctctaaacaccatagtCGTATTGTTTTCACCCTCTTAAAAAACCCCACAACAGACATTAAATTTTAACCCATGAAACCTTGAAGTGGGGTGCCCAAACCAATTTCAAACTATAGCAGTCAGAAACCTGGGTCTCAAGGAGGCTTTCCCGCTGTTGGTCTGGTATCCTGTGGGAGGCTGTAACTGAGGCAATGAGaaactagtatttttttttcacatcagtcatcttgacaaaataaaaacttatgaaaattaaatgaattggTTTTATTGAGTCACAaagatatattcttttttaaaaatttaaaaaatttgttctaattggatatacatgacagtagaatgcatttatgcaacagatgaatggataaagaaaatgtggtatatatatatataagacgaaatattacttaactttaaaaaagaatgaaagtatggcatttgctggtaaatggatggaatcagagaatatcatgttaagtgaaataagccaatcccaaaaaatcaaaggccggaTGTTTTCTCTGGTGCTAATTCACAAGAGGTGGGgcactaggaaagaatagagttactttatattaggtagaggggagtgaagggaggggaaggggtatgggggtaggaaggatagtaattAACATTTTGATGTACCTAAAAAACCTTCACAACTGTTTCTGTGCAGTTACTTTAAGATACTTAAAGCCTGATTTTAAATTATGTGAGTTCAGTAATCTACTTAAATATAATATCAATGTAGATAGTCATGTGATAATCTTTAGGGTGAACAAATTGTTATTTTAGTAAACATTTTGTGTAGTTTGCATTACCTCAGAGTATCAAATATGAGAAGCAAACTTAATCAcagtgataaagaaaatgttagttTATAGTACAGTAGGGTTGGTGTGGTGTGAGGTTTTAGGTCAAGAGCTAGGgctattgatggacacttggcTTACCTCCCTTTTTTTTGGGCTATTTTGAAATGTGCACCTACAATCATGGGGATTTGTTTAAACAtgcaaatctttttattttttcttcttgtacatgcatagtttaaatttttttttttgcatttagatTTCTGATTCATTTGAGACTTATTTTGGAGCATAGTATGAGTAAAGGACCCATTtttttctgtcccccaccccaaataGCTATCTAGTTGTATCcatttattaaaagttatttcccccagtgatttgagatgttGCCTTCATCATATATTAAATTGGGCCTTTAATGGAATTTTGGTTCTGCTCCTTTGATCTGCCTCTTTGTGCACATTAATGGCACCCAGTTTTAATCAAGGAATGCTTCAATACGGAATAGTGGGATTCTCCCACAGAATGGAGAGTCTCACCCTAGGGAGAGATATGTTTTTCCAGTGCTTCCCAAGTTGGTGGGGAAAGTGAGATAAAGGAGAGAGGACATGTATGGATTAAAGGAGGGAAGAAGTTCATCCTGAGAGTCAGGGTATGTGGTTGATTTGTTCTGGGTAAGACTCATTTTCCTAGAAGAGCTCCACTGAATTCTGGTACACTCTATTGTGTATGTGCATTCAATatactgaatgtttgtgttcctacaaaatttacatgttgaaacCTAATTCCCAATGTCATGGTATCTGGAGTGTGGGTGGGGCATGAGAGGTGATTCcatcatgagggcagagccctagTGAATAGGAtgagtgcccttataaaagagaccccgCAGAACTTCCTTGCCCTTCCCACCACAGGAGGACACAACGAGAGGATGACGGTGGAACCAGgaagcagccctcaccagacctGAACCTGCTGGCTCCTTGGTCACAGACCTTCCAGCTTCCAGCATTGTGCGAATAAATGTCTGCTTTTATAAGCTACCTGGTAggtggtattttgttgtagccattcaaacagactaagacaacaCTAAATGATGTTTAGTAGCAAATATTTACACTGTAGACGGACATTTATTAGAGCTCTGGCAATCCCTTGGAGCTGGCCTATGCCCCAAAGAAAAAAGAGTGAGTCATAGAGGGGTTTCAGTCTGATCCTCCCATTTGAAGCGCCTCATTGTTCTCTGTACCCAGGGTAGGTAGCTCAAGATCCGGGTGAAGACTGCAGGAGGGGTCCCATTGTTAGCTCCATAGGAGACAATGCCCTGGGCCACGTTGTTACATACCAGAGGGCCACCGGAGTCTCCCTGTGGGCACAGAGGGGAAAGAACACTAAGCTGGGCCACCCTGCTCCTGCTGCCCCAAAGCTGTAGCTCTCCGAGAAGGCAGGGTGGGGCTCCTTTAGTTGCTAGTGTGTGTGAGATGGGGCTTTGGGGGACAGGAGTTGAGATTCTGGACCCTCAGCTTCTGGGCTTTAGCACCATCTGAGGCTGCTCTTCCAGCTCAATTTGAGTCTAGGGACCTTTTCCTTCCCAGGGAAATGCTGCCCATGTAGTGCTGTGGGTCTTCCACCCTCATCTCTGGGGACTGGATTGATGAGGGAAAAAATCCCCACCGGACCTTGGTCTGACCCCAGGCTGAGGCTGTGGGGAAGGAGTCTGTTCTAGGAAATGTTAGCAGTGGTCCATGCCCTTACCCTGAAGGCATTCTTCCTCTCTCGAGGGACCCCCACACAAATCTGGGTCTGGCCGGTGTAGAAAGCAAAGCGTCTGCTGCACACCTGGTCCCTCTGCACTCTCAGCTGCACCTCCTGGAGTCTGTTTGGTAACCTGTTCAGGCTGACCAGGCCCCAGCCGGTCACTGTGCACAAGGTCCCAGGACTCACCCCATTCCCGGCTTGAGGCAGGGCCACAGGCCTCACCGCTGCATTCTGCCTGATTCTGCTGCTCAGCTGCCAGAGAGAGTATGGGCATTCCTTCTCAGCTGGACCCTTATAAAGCTTAGGGACTGCTGGGACAGTACTTGCCTCATCCCTGCCCCACTCCCACCAGCCCTGCTCTGGTCTCCTCTCCCATGGTCCCAGAACACAGTGAAGTCACTACATTGGAAGATTGCTGGCTAGGGCCGGGTCCCCAGGGCCAGGCAAACAGTACCTGCAGTAACATGATGTCATTCTGGATGTTCCATGGATTGTAGTCAGGGTGGCGGATGGCTCTGAGCACAGAGATGTGTTGCTGGGTCCTTTCCTGTCTCTGGATGTTGTGAGCTCCCAGAGTGACATTTATAAGACTGTGAAGGGAAGGTTGGCCTAGAGGTAAGTATGAGCAGCAGGAGCTTGGGTCCAGCAGCTCTGCAGTGCAGATgggcagcccagggcagggcaaGGCTGCAGCTGGAGAGAGTGGAGGCGATGGGAGGGGCTGGAGCCCTGCCCTCTGTTTCTCAGGGGCCCTGAACTGGGGATGGCAGGGGACCATGACCTTAAGGTTTGCTCTTCCAGGTTAAACTGAGAAATAACTTGAGTTCACATTTTGAGCCCCAGTATGTGTTTTCCATCTCCTCCTATTGTTCTTTGTGGTCATTTTTACACTGGCCTGTTACCTCTACTGCTCCGCTCCCCAGTCCTACCTGGTCTCTCTTTTACCTTTCATTACTACAGTGTTGCTTTCAGATGGTTCCTCCAGGGAGGTCTTCTGCCCGCTCCCTGCTGCCCTCACCTGAGCTCCTCACCTTCCCCAGCAATGAGCTGCTGTCATCACAAAGTCTTCTCGCACGAGGAACCCCCCGCAAGTGTGCCGACCTTCTGAGCCCTGGACCCGAAGATATGCCATGTAGGGGTAGGAATGGGGTCTGGCCTCCCGGCCTCCAATGATCTTCCCTGGAAGGAAGGGTTCAACACTTACCTCTGGGCTTGAGCCCCTGTAGTGTGGTTCCCAGGTTAGTGGCTTTAGAAAGACAGGAAGATGGGGAGGGCAGTAGAGATGATGCAGGACAGGGAGCAGCTGTGGTGAGGATGGATCTGAGGCACTAGGCGTTGGGAGAGAGCTTCAAGGCTCTGCAGGAATCACTGCTGACTTGAAGGGAGACCCACTTCCCTTCAGAACTCCGTTCGTTCCTCCACCCACCAAGGGGAGAACAAGGCTCACTCTAGGCAGGGCCAGCTTTAGCCTCAGTATGGAGGAAACCTGCTGTCGTGAGTATGAGAGCTCCTTGAAGTTCCCTGGCACTTCCTTCCTTATGGAGCTTCCCATATCCCTCTGAGCCCACTCATGGGCAGCATGAGACTGGTGTTGGAGTACCTACGCAGGAGCTGCTGGGACTGCCGTTGCGCATCCTTATCCTGGGCTTTGACACTTGGGTTACAGGATGAATTTACATGACCTTATTTATATAGCACTTACTACGTGCCAGGCACAATTCTAAGACTTCTATATACCTTTACCGATTTAACTTGCATGGCAACTCTATGAGCTTGGTctaaatattatttccattttatagatgaggaaactgaggaaatgtGGATTCAAATACCTTGTTCAATGATACAGAATTAGGATGTGCTGAGGCAGTCTGGCTGGCTCCAGAGTCTGGGATGGGATCAGGTCTCTCAGGTTGGGTTGGGTCACTCACCTGCTTCAGCCCCAGGCGGGAGGAGAAAGGCCAACAGAAGCAGGAGTGGCTGCATCTTGTTTGAAGGCTGCCCAGTCAGTTGGTGTGAGTGCCTCCTCCTGTCAGGCTTTTAGCCttcaggagaggaaggaaagggaggagggggctTGAGAATTCACAGCCCCGTTTTCCTGGTGGTGTGGTAGGTTTCGTCATCCAGGGCTGCCCAGGAGGTTTGCCCGCAACTGACAGGGAGCCAGGCGAAGGGAGAAAAATCCAAGCCAACGTCCTGATGTCTCACATGGCTGCTGAGTCAGTGCTGATAGCAGAAATGGGGACCCAGGGCAACAAGGAGGGGTCTTTGAGCAGTGTGTCCCAGAAGCCTCAATCCATTGAAGACCTCAGTATCCCCTGTAAGGCAAGGACGCTGGCAGCTGCCTGCTTCCTCCATTTTCTATCCCTCTGGGATTCCAGATTCAGTCCTTTGGAATTTCAGTTTTTCCGAATGAATGCAAATTCCCCAGTTTGCTTATTCAGATATAAGGTGAATAAAAGATATTGGGGTATGGTGAGGAATGGGTGAGAACACCCAGGAAAGGTCAAAAGGGGCAGAAGAGGAAAGGTGAAGCCTGCCTGTCTTCCCCTGTGCCCCCTTGAGATCCCTGTTGCTTCCACTTGAGTGGACCTCGTCAAGGTCCCTGAGTTGGTGGAGGGTACAGCTGGAGAAAGAAAAGGTGAGAACAAGGCTTTGACACTGACCATTACTTTCTTAGGTCACTTGAGTCCCGACAGGCCCTCAGTGAAAGTTATGCCATGCTTGAAGACCTCCTACTCAAATGAGGGTCTTTGTGTTCCTGAAGTTTCCATGCATGTAGAAGGCTTAGAGACTATTTTTTCAAGAGCTGTAAGGCTTGCCAGAAGACATCGAAAATCCCATTTCACTGATGGGATAAGAACCAATTAACCTTGTTTCCTTTCTCTGCCCCATAGGTGATAGCTTCAAAAAGGAGGTACATTTATTGCTGTAAAGCCTATAAGACAAAAAGAACCGGAGCAAATAGTCAGTATTGGGAGAAAAACACAGGAAACCACTGCAGAGTCACACAGTGGGTCATTAAAcaccattaaaaatatttagaaagttctGCATATTCACAGATCATTATACTCCTGTAAAATATTTGCCAAAACAGCAAAGTTGAAGACAAAAACAATTCCCAACCTTTTATGAAGTGTGATAGGTCCACTTGAAAACCTTATGAAAGTTAAGAATTCTTTTCTAATGCATAAATAGATAGCCTTCTCCACTTATTTTTAGAGTTCCACAGTTAACCCCTTCTTCAGCATATGCTCTATGAAATTTCTCTATGTGTAGGAAAAGtaatatgaaaaagagaaaaataaaaagaaagaaaaagagaaaatagtgtAACAGCTTTATTAGCGCCTTAGGATTTGggacaattttaatttaattactttttcaacatttttattttgttctaaaaacaataacttaaaataaagaaaaatgataaaatataaactgtagagaaaaaaaaaagagtaaaagatccttggtatttattctaaagaattaaagtcatcatactgcagtgatatatgcatacccatgtttatagcagcacaattcacattagccaaactatggaaccagcctaggtgtccatcaatggatgaatggataaagaaaatgataagcatacacaatggagttttactcagtcataaggaagaatgaaattatcatttgcaggaaaatgtatggaattagagaccattatgttaagcaaaataagtcgaactgagaaggtcaagggttgtatgtttcctctcaaatgtggaagttagagaggaaagagggaaaaaaaaagtggggtggatctcctaaaagtCAAAGGGACATCAGTAAAAGAAAGGGATCAAGGGAGGAGGAAgttctggggagtgatattggccaaattatattgctatattgtgtgcatgtatgaatatgtaacaacaaatgctttcattatgtacaaccaataaaaaatatgggaaaaagtAAAAGGAGTAAAGATGTGCATAttggtcaggtgtggtggcacatgccagtaatcccaccctcttggaaggctgaggcaggaggatcccaagtttgaggccagttggGGCAGCTTAGGGAGACTAAAAGGattggggtataactcagtggtagagcactcctgtgttcagtccccagtattggaaaaaagaataagtaaataaacaaagagagaaaaaaaaaagatgtgcacagaaaattttctaaacagTCACCTAGGATTTAATGTCAACCATTCCATTAAAAGCAACCagaaacaaaactgtttaaaatgcctaaaaactttaaaagtctCAAAGAATTTTCAAAGCAAATGTGATTTTCAGGCCAAAATTAAAGGACATTCAGGCCAGATAGGAAGGTACTAGTGCTCTGAGGGAATGTACTGCACCCTtaaactttgaattttgttttgataaCCACATAAAGTAAAAATCTCTGGAAAATACCACAAGATTGCTATATGATTTCTCTTGGATAGTGGATGCCATCCATCTCCTTTATGGGGCTAGCTTCACCTTGATGGCAAACCCAATGGGCCAATATCATTTTTGAATATTGATGCAATCCAAATCAATCAACAAGCAAAAAGATGGTTTATTCTGGGACCATGTAGCtggctttttatttaaaagtcaacCTCTATAGCACACCACATTGATTAAAGAAACACCTTACTATTTAATTGaagcaaaaatttagaaaaacatttgcTAAAACTCAtcctcattcattaaaaaaacaattttagtaaactaggaattaaaataaatgtcttttaaaaatatttatttatttatttttgtgtggtgctgagaattgaacccagtgcctcacacgtgctaggcaagcactctaccactgagccataaccccagtcccaaaAGGGATGTCTTTAATCTGATAAAAGTTATCCACAAGAATCCCACAGCAATTAGTATAATTAATGGTGAAGTGTTGAAAgctttttctttcagagtaaaacAATAGAAGAATACCTGGCACAAATTATAATCTATTCGTTCAATATTACGCTAGCAGTTTTAGCGAGTGCAGTTAGTCAGGACATAGAAATGAAAGGtataggaaaggaaagaggaaacaaaattgaagaaatgATAGTGTATAATGAGAATCTAAAAAAATCTACAGCAAAAATTACATAATTAATAAGTGTTTAATGAAATTGGTAGATAtggatcaaattaaaaattaattatattccaCATGTATGGCAACagtactagaaaataaaaatttttaaagttaacacTTAAATGGCATAGAAATGAtcaaagaataaaacataaatctaaaagaatatgTGTGATACATCattagtgaatattttaaaattgaatgacATTTAAGAAGACCTAAACATAGAGATTTCATGTTCATGAACTTGAAGgctaaatattataaaaatgtcagttttccCAAAATTGACCCATAAATTCATTGCACCTGAATTAAccaattctaaatatatttggaaaaaacaaaTGGACAACAGTAGCCAGGAAACTTTAAAATGAGATTAATTTGCTTTAACAAATAAACTCACAGTAATGAAGATAGTGCCATATTGGTGAGGTACAGAGACATAGATTAGTGGACCAGAAATAAAGATCCCACATACATGGACACTGACAAACATACACATATGGATACTTAATTTGTGATAGAGGTTGCATCCTCcatcacaaataaaaaaatatattttcttatttctccccAATAAATGGTATTCAGAAAATGGAAGTCTTTGTGGTATCCTACAGAGACA
The Sciurus carolinensis chromosome 2, mSciCar1.2, whole genome shotgun sequence DNA segment above includes these coding regions:
- the LOC124977216 gene encoding cathepsin G-like isoform X2, which codes for MQPLLLLLAFLLPPGAEAGKIIGGREARPHSYPYMAYLRVQGSEGRHTCGGFLVREDFVMTAAHCWGSLINVTLGAHNIQRQERTQQHISVLRAIRHPDYNPWNIQNDIMLLQLSSRIRQNAAVRPVALPQAGNGGDSGGPLVCNNVAQGIVSYGANNGTPPAVFTRILSYLPWVQRTMRRFKWEDQTETPL
- the LOC124977216 gene encoding cathepsin G-like isoform X1 — protein: MQPLLLLLAFLLPPGAEAGKIIGGREARPHSYPYMAYLRVQGSEGRHTCGGFLVREDFVMTAAHCWGSLINVTLGAHNIQRQERTQQHISVLRAIRHPDYNPWNIQNDIMLLQLSSRIRQNAAVRPVALPQAGNGVSPGTLCTVTGWGLVSLNRLPNRLQEVQLRVQRDQVCSRRFAFYTGQTQICVGVPRERKNAFRGDSGGPLVCNNVAQGIVSYGANNGTPPAVFTRILSYLPWVQRTMRRFKWEDQTETPL